From Salminus brasiliensis chromosome 12, fSalBra1.hap2, whole genome shotgun sequence:
CTGACTCCAGACCACCTGCCAGTGGGGAGATCCCATCCACTGCCAACTTTAcaacttttatttattgattttttaagaaaaatgagaaaatccCTTTTTCAAAAAGCAAAAGTGTTCCCCTGGATTACCAATGTGACCCTGTATGGCTGCCTGTTTGCTGGGGGGGACCTGGTGCACCAGTGCATGGCCCATTCAGACCACATCGACTGGAGACACACGAGGAACGTGGCCATGGTGGCCCTCAGCTTCCACGGAAACTTCAACTACTTCTGGCTGCGTGCCCTGGAGCGGCGCTTTCCGGGCAGGTCGCTGGGCATGGTCCTCCGGAAGCTGGTTCTGGACCAGAGCTTTGCTTCACCACTAGCGACAAGTGTCTTCTACACAGGTGGCTttgatcctaaccctaaacctgacctcCTGACCTAGCTCAATGTCTCATATACCTCACCTCCAGTCCTCGGGTCGGTTCATCATTAAATGTAGGCTagttaaaggggaagtccaccaGTTTTTTCAGATTGCATAATTAAAAGGTTAAGAAGTGATCAGACTCAGAGGGGAGGCTGGTGGATGTGGTGTaaaacgctcggttctagataagctcccccagtcagagctgtggttctacagtggaggtgaagggaagcagacgtctgaagctctaataaaagctcctcacagaaagttcttcacctaatggtgatgaagacgctgcctgatgcctgagacactgttctaccagagttctgagaagagttcggctctagaacctgcttttagaaccagatcattaaaatggtggagggatacatgctgcagggtgtagtgcagctacagaaagtagtccctaaagagaactgcattagttgagattctccactattttaccctcatcatcatcatcatcatcatcatcattccatataaaactcagaagactcgtgtagcttcactggtgggtttggataggagataaattatgggctgtgtctgtgttgtagtcatagCAGCAGTAGAGGCCAGCAGGCAGTTGCTTCTACGCTAGGTGTGTTTTGTGTCAACAGGTGTCGTCTGCGTTTCTTAGTTCAGGGAAACGTGGTGAACGGACTGACTGTGGAAACTGACCACATGGTtcagatgcagcagatagagATTAGGTGGAAAGACAGGAGTGTTTAGTGAAGTAGAGCTGAAGTAAAGCGAGTGCAACCGGTTGCTGTAGTCCACCCATCATCAGCTAATGACCACGTCCCTCTGGAGCTGAGACAGGTGTTAGAGCACCTGTGTAGGACTGGAGCTGGGAAACAATGAGACTGCTAGTTTACAGTGTACTGAACATatgttattctaatgttatatagagttaattacaggtagacactctcactgaccactgactttgtgtatttgggtttattctaatgttatatagagttaattacagatagacgctctcactgaccactgactttatgtttattagggtttattctaatgttatatagagttaattacaggtagacactctcactgaccactgactttatgtttatttgggtttattctaatgttatatagagttaattacaggtagacactctcactgaccactgactttatgtttatttgggtttattctaatgttatatagagttaattacaggtagacactctcactgaccactgactttgtttatttgggtttattctgatgttatatagagttaattacaggtagacgctctcactgaccactgactttatgtctatttgggtttattctaatgttatatagagttaattacaggtaggcagATAAAATGACACTACAGTATTTTAGAATGTATCTGCCTGCTGTGAGTCACATTTAAACCTAGCTGTAATTTGTGCGTGCAGAAGTAACGGCACCCATACCAATATCCACAGTATATC
This genomic window contains:
- the mpv17l gene encoding mpv17-like protein, with the translated sequence MRKSLFQKAKVFPWITNVTLYGCLFAGGDLVHQCMAHSDHIDWRHTRNVAMVALSFHGNFNYFWLRALERRFPGRSLGMVLRKLVLDQSFASPLATSVFYTGVSFLEGKEDIFQDWREKFFNTYKTGLMYWPFMQFLNFVLMPLYLRTAFMGCSAFLWATFLCFSRQNGDGTAAVALAWVMAPKKRLLTRKTNEEK